A stretch of Megalobrama amblycephala isolate DHTTF-2021 linkage group LG14, ASM1881202v1, whole genome shotgun sequence DNA encodes these proteins:
- the LOC125245138 gene encoding uncharacterized protein LOC125245138 yields the protein MKALVCILLLLETFVFVVQQQVDGGLNENEISQQISSEDGRQNPPQTDTLRAEASTDSQQYCDLGIPDIHAALRELTATVTEQKGNIRELTATVTEQKEKNRALETQLRDEMNKKNEEISNLTLGQVELRKENRDREIAFSAALLESGSGHIGPFTTEITITYRKVFTNIGNAYNPITGVFTAPLKGAYMFRTNVHGIGGTPATAEIYKNGKHVVMANANVPNNDLNSSNEVVLILEVGDVVYVRLWANRRLFDNDRNRNTFIGFLLFPLR from the exons ATGAAGGCTTTAGTAtgtatactgctgctgttggaaacctttgtgtttgtcgtccagcagcaggtagatggaggactcaatgagaatgagatcagtcaacagatcAGCTCTGAGGACGGAAGACAGAATCCACCTCAAACAGACACTTTGAGAGCTGAAGCTTCAACTGACAGCCAACAATACTGTGATCTGGGCATCCCTGACATCCATGCAGCActgagagaactgaccgccaccgttacagagcagaaaggaaacatcagagaactgactgccaccgttacagagcagaaagaaaagaacagagcTTTAGAGACGCAACTGAGGGATGAGatgaacaagaaaaatgaag aaatttcAAATCTTACTCTGGGTCAAGTGGAGTTGAGAAAGGAAAATAGAG acagagaaatagcTTTTTCAGCTGCACTTCTGGAATCTGGCAGTGGACACATTGGTCCTTTTACTACTGAAATCACAATAACCTACAGGAAAGTCTTCACAAACATAGGGAACGCCTACAACCCAATTACAG gtgttttcacagccccactgaaaggagcgtaCATGTTCAGAACCAATGTACATGGTATTGGCGGAACTCCGGCAACTGCCGAAATTTATAAGAATGGAAAGCATGTGGTTATGGCAAATGCTAATGTGCCTAACAATGATTTAAACTCCTCGAATGAAGttgtgttgatcctggaggttgGAGATGTTGTCTATGTGAGACTTTGGGCTAACAGGAGGTTATTTGATAATGACAGAAACCGCAACACTTTCATTGGTTTCCTACTGTTTCCCTTAAGATAA